A section of the Methanococcus vannielii SB genome encodes:
- a CDS encoding co-chaperone GroES yields MALKPYGERILVKPIEIEEKTAGGIIIPNSSKEKSNIGTIVAVSDSEKVKDFKIGQKIVFSKYSGTEFNEDNQKYIIIKIEDVLAFIE; encoded by the coding sequence ATGGCATTGAAACCATACGGTGAAAGAATATTGGTAAAACCCATAGAAATTGAAGAAAAGACAGCAGGCGGAATTATTATTCCAAACTCTTCGAAGGAAAAATCAAATATTGGTACAATAGTTGCTGTTTCAGATAGTGAAAAAGTAAAAGATTTTAAAATTGGTCAAAAAATAGTATTTTCAAAATATTCTGGAACAGAATTCAATGAAGATAACCAAAAATACATTATAATAAAAATTGAAGACGTTTTAGCGTTTATTGAATAA
- a CDS encoding ATP-binding protein — translation MVYCFFSTNPKKFIKTPWIEVTVFYDEIGDKFDEDVFDGDLVSQIRLSLNYIKSIAIRERVQKIPGIAESKRIYSYPFEAIEEALVNAVYHKSYEIDAPIEIRIETDRIDIISYPGPLPPLNKYNLNDDIVISKRYRNRRIGDFLKEFKLTEGKNTGFRKIRHALKNNGSPEPEFITDDERTQFIARLRIHPEFIEDIKKTQAKTQVKTQVKTRAEDEILLVVKDIEMSSSEILSEIGLKSRTKRFKQAISNLLENNLIELTIPDKITSSKQKYRITKKGLKLLNDLSNG, via the coding sequence TTGGTTTACTGCTTTTTTTCAACAAATCCTAAAAAATTCATCAAAACACCGTGGATTGAAGTTACTGTATTTTACGATGAAATTGGCGATAAATTTGATGAAGATGTGTTTGATGGAGATTTGGTTTCACAGATACGGCTTTCACTAAATTATATAAAAAGCATAGCAATTCGTGAAAGAGTTCAAAAAATCCCGGGAATCGCAGAATCAAAACGAATTTATTCTTATCCCTTTGAAGCAATTGAAGAAGCACTCGTAAACGCAGTATATCATAAAAGTTACGAAATCGATGCACCAATTGAAATTAGAATTGAAACGGATCGAATTGATATAATAAGTTATCCGGGACCACTTCCACCACTAAATAAATATAATCTTAATGATGATATTGTTATTTCTAAAAGGTATAGAAATAGGCGAATTGGTGACTTTTTAAAAGAATTTAAACTTACAGAAGGTAAAAATACAGGTTTTAGGAAGATAAGACATGCTTTAAAAAACAATGGATCCCCGGAACCTGAATTTATAACTGATGATGAAAGAACACAATTTATCGCCCGGCTAAGAATTCATCCAGAATTTATTGAGGATATAAAAAAGACCCAAGCTAAGACCCAAGTCAAGACCCAAGTCAAGACCCGGGCTGAAGATGAAATACTACTCGTAGTAAAAGATATTGAAATGTCGAGTTCGGAAATATTGTCTGAAATAGGGTTGAAGTCTAGAACTAAACGATTCAAACAGGCAATTTCAAATTTATTGGAAAATAACTTAATTGAATTAACAATTCCTGATAAAATAACAAGTTCAAAACAAAAATATCGAATTACTAAAAAAGGTTTAAAATTATTGAATGATCTATCAAATGGATAA
- the cas4 gene encoding CRISPR-associated protein Cas4, which translates to MKSSQNSFNNFEGFNENEYYITPSEMLEFLYCKRYTYFMNYLGISQHEEKRYKVLKGRTIHEKKELENANYLRKKINVVDKKINVSMVSKNYGIKGIADEVLTLSNGTMASLDYKFAEYNDIIYKTYKMQTIMYSLMIAETFNAEVTQGYILYCRGKNVLKEIEVNIKEINKLNKYLEEFKKVMSGHYPKSASNKLKCIDCCYKNICVK; encoded by the coding sequence ATGAAATCGTCTCAAAATTCTTTTAATAATTTTGAAGGATTCAATGAAAATGAATATTACATAACTCCTTCAGAAATGCTTGAATTTTTGTATTGTAAACGATATACCTACTTTATGAATTATTTGGGAATAAGCCAGCATGAAGAAAAACGGTACAAAGTTTTAAAGGGTAGAACAATTCATGAAAAAAAGGAGTTAGAAAATGCGAACTACTTACGTAAAAAAATAAACGTGGTTGACAAAAAAATAAACGTTTCAATGGTTTCGAAAAACTATGGTATTAAAGGGATTGCCGATGAAGTTTTAACACTTTCAAACGGAACCATGGCTTCACTCGATTACAAATTTGCTGAGTACAATGACATAATATATAAAACATATAAAATGCAAACTATAATGTACTCTTTAATGATAGCTGAAACTTTTAATGCAGAAGTTACACAAGGATATATATTATATTGTCGTGGAAAAAATGTCTTAAAAGAAATAGAAGTGAATATAAAAGAAATAAATAAGCTGAATAAATATTTAGAGGAGTTTAAAAAAGTAATGTCTGGACATTACCCAAAATCAGCGTCAAATAAATTAAAATGTATTGATTGTTGTTATAAAAATATTTGTGTAAAATAA
- a CDS encoding chemotaxis protein CheA: MEDMEQYKELFMTEAEEHLQSLNQNMVELENSPENAEEIINLIFRSAHTLKGSARTLGFEHISSLTHHMEDILDYIRDGRIKVNREIVDLLFKCLDALEKMVSEVSEGENTTDVDVESLVTLIKSIKSKYLSGECNSKDTVKSKTEVTPDLKLNLVEKKAKEPVTQNLTTNALKKLLLKNEVDKVIVKQKTVENIDKPENLDEILSQMQESASTLQTILDALGYGKLKDTIKNIGEFSKSILNETVKLNSHSMSILKLALLTMEKTAKAVEKGEDVTFDYGTLNNDILCILNGEYNVEIDTDEEITLDSTIFDFESISDEILSELDENKKIYHLKAKVSDDCMLKAVRLTMVVSKIRQIGSILLVLPPENEILSGGHNEIDVLYSTDFENPNISNEVCEMDYVVSKELLFEINENNESIIDNNPDIRDKFENEFKENIDDKENIDDKENIDDKENIDEEINSKYKIEIKVDPECMLKAVRTYMVIKDLKTKGTVLKTTPSEEQIQTGNLEGESAIIYYNSDSSEDEIREIILKTPEIIDTSVETLDFDHEDSVVEIKSLKIDSEKENLKKQQQAEAAKKSQTVRVNIEKLDKLMNLVGEVVINRANFTQIATKYDLKELHNAVGRLNMLATELQEEVMSMRMIPVGFVFNRFPRTVRDTAKALGKEIDFEIEGSEIELDRTVLDELAEPLTHLIRNSLDHGIETSEDRIKSGKSEKGILKLIATRERDRVNIIIKDDGKGINPDFMRKIVVKKGLYSKEEAEKLTDNEAVNVIFLPGFSTAEKVSDVSGRGVGMDVVRSKVESLGGSVSVKSKVGVGTEITLHLPLTMAIIQTLLVKLNSQIYALPLTSVLDVVSIQKDQIKNLEGQEAIIYREHLLPVIWLKDALNQYGTSSSEGLYVVVVEKNKDKIGVILDEVIGRDEIVVKPLTGILKNVNGLAGATILGDGKVALILDLNNI; encoded by the coding sequence ATGGAAGATATGGAGCAGTATAAGGAACTATTCATGACTGAAGCCGAAGAGCACCTACAGTCATTGAATCAGAACATGGTTGAACTTGAAAATTCGCCAGAAAATGCGGAAGAAATTATCAATTTAATATTTAGGTCTGCACATACGCTAAAAGGTTCTGCAAGAACGCTTGGTTTTGAACATATTTCTTCATTAACACACCATATGGAAGATATTTTAGACTATATACGGGACGGCAGAATAAAGGTAAATCGTGAAATAGTGGATTTATTATTTAAATGCCTTGATGCTCTTGAAAAAATGGTTTCCGAAGTTAGTGAAGGGGAAAATACAACAGACGTTGATGTAGAAAGCCTTGTAACTTTAATAAAGTCCATTAAAAGTAAATATCTTTCAGGGGAATGTAATAGTAAAGATACAGTTAAATCCAAAACAGAAGTAACTCCTGATTTAAAATTAAATTTAGTTGAAAAAAAGGCTAAAGAACCAGTAACCCAAAATTTAACTACTAATGCATTAAAAAAATTACTTTTAAAAAACGAAGTAGATAAAGTAATAGTAAAACAAAAAACCGTTGAAAATATAGATAAACCTGAAAATTTAGACGAAATATTGTCCCAGATGCAAGAATCAGCTTCAACACTTCAAACAATACTTGATGCATTAGGATATGGAAAATTAAAAGATACTATAAAAAATATAGGTGAATTTTCAAAATCGATATTAAATGAAACGGTTAAATTAAACAGTCATTCGATGTCAATACTTAAATTAGCCCTTTTAACAATGGAAAAAACTGCAAAAGCAGTTGAAAAAGGAGAAGATGTTACTTTTGACTATGGAACATTAAACAATGATATTTTATGTATTTTAAATGGCGAATATAATGTTGAAATAGATACTGACGAAGAAATTACTCTTGACAGTACCATTTTTGATTTTGAAAGTATTTCAGATGAGATATTATCTGAACTTGATGAAAATAAAAAAATATACCACTTAAAGGCCAAAGTTTCAGATGACTGTATGTTAAAGGCAGTTCGATTAACAATGGTAGTTTCAAAAATAAGGCAGATTGGTTCAATACTTTTAGTACTCCCTCCTGAAAATGAAATTTTAAGTGGGGGGCATAATGAAATTGATGTTTTATATTCTACAGATTTTGAAAATCCAAATATTTCAAATGAAGTATGTGAAATGGATTATGTTGTATCTAAAGAGCTTCTTTTTGAAATAAATGAAAATAATGAATCCATTATTGATAATAATCCAGATATACGTGATAAATTCGAAAATGAGTTTAAAGAAAATATTGATGATAAAGAAAATATTGATGATAAAGAAAATATTGATGATAAAGAAAATATTGATGAAGAAATTAATTCAAAGTATAAAATAGAAATTAAAGTAGACCCTGAATGCATGTTAAAGGCAGTTCGAACATATATGGTAATTAAAGATTTAAAAACAAAAGGAACCGTTTTAAAAACAACCCCTTCTGAAGAACAGATTCAGACCGGAAATCTTGAAGGCGAAAGTGCTATAATATATTATAATAGCGATAGTTCTGAAGATGAAATACGGGAAATTATATTAAAGACTCCCGAAATAATTGATACATCAGTAGAAACTCTCGATTTTGACCATGAAGATAGCGTAGTAGAAATTAAAAGTTTAAAAATCGATTCAGAAAAGGAAAACCTTAAAAAACAGCAGCAAGCAGAAGCTGCTAAAAAATCCCAAACTGTACGGGTAAATATTGAAAAATTAGATAAATTAATGAATTTAGTTGGGGAAGTTGTAATAAATAGGGCAAACTTTACCCAAATTGCAACAAAATACGATTTAAAAGAGCTTCACAATGCTGTTGGCCGGCTAAATATGCTTGCAACCGAATTACAAGAAGAAGTAATGAGTATGAGAATGATTCCTGTTGGATTTGTATTTAACAGGTTTCCAAGAACCGTAAGAGATACTGCAAAAGCACTTGGAAAAGAAATTGATTTTGAAATTGAAGGCTCAGAAATTGAACTTGATAGAACCGTTTTAGATGAATTAGCAGAGCCATTAACGCACCTCATAAGAAATTCACTTGACCATGGAATAGAAACTTCTGAAGATAGAATAAAGTCTGGAAAATCTGAAAAAGGAATTTTAAAACTAATCGCAACAAGAGAACGAGATCGTGTAAATATCATAATAAAGGATGACGGAAAAGGCATAAATCCAGATTTCATGAGAAAGATTGTAGTTAAAAAAGGTCTTTATTCAAAAGAGGAAGCAGAAAAGTTAACCGATAATGAAGCCGTTAATGTAATATTCCTTCCAGGATTTAGCACTGCTGAAAAAGTTTCAGATGTTTCTGGAAGGGGCGTTGGAATGGACGTAGTACGGTCAAAAGTTGAATCATTGGGCGGTAGCGTATCAGTTAAATCTAAAGTTGGAGTAGGTACTGAAATAACGCTTCATTTGCCGTTAACAATGGCAATTATTCAGACATTACTTGTTAAATTAAATAGCCAGATATATGCCCTACCACTAACAAGTGTTCTTGATGTCGTATCTATTCAAAAAGACCAGATTAAAAATTTAGAGGGTCAAGAAGCTATAATTTATCGAGAACACCTCCTTCCAGTAATATGGTTAAAAGATGCACTAAATCAGTATGGAACATCGAGTTCAGAAGGTCTTTATGTTGTCGTAGTCGAGAAAAATAAGGATAAAATTGGAGTAATTCTTGATGAAGTAATTGGTAGGGACGAAATTGTTGTAAAGCCCTTAACAGGAATTTTAAAGAATGTTAACGGCCTTGCAGGGGCAACTATTCTTGGTGACGGAAAAGTAGCATTAATATTGGATTTAAACAACATTTAG
- a CDS encoding chemotaxis protein CheD codes for MVLKVKMGDIGVGKSPDSIETLLGSCVAIILYDRGKKIGGLAHIMLPKSRESDSKSPGKYADTAVPELLERLVKLGARRDKLVAKIAGGAAMFKANTNSIDVGKKNIDASKDELKKVGLRVSSEDTGGESGRTVVLSLKDGNVTIRKGNEVKNI; via the coding sequence ATGGTGTTAAAGGTAAAAATGGGGGATATTGGTGTTGGAAAAAGCCCTGACTCTATAGAAACCTTACTTGGATCCTGTGTTGCAATAATCCTTTATGATAGGGGTAAAAAAATTGGAGGCCTTGCACACATAATGCTTCCAAAATCAAGGGAGTCTGATAGTAAAAGCCCTGGAAAATATGCAGATACTGCAGTTCCAGAACTTTTAGAGAGACTAGTAAAATTAGGTGCAAGAAGAGATAAACTAGTTGCAAAAATTGCAGGTGGTGCTGCAATGTTTAAAGCTAATACAAATTCTATAGATGTAGGTAAAAAAAATATCGATGCATCAAAAGACGAATTAAAAAAAGTTGGTCTTAGAGTATCTTCTGAAGATACTGGTGGCGAATCTGGTAGAACGGTAGTACTATCATTAAAAGACGGAAATGTTACCATTAGGAAAGGTAATGAAGTTAAAAATATTTGA
- a CDS encoding leucine-rich repeat protein, with translation MKPVVNNLNDFEFSEIERGYILKKYNGTLKDISIPNEYNGKPVINIGDDAFKNNKLTSVVIPNSVTSIGRYAFSGNPNLIIQCNENSYAKNYAIKNNIKYSIIMEKVRD, from the coding sequence TTGAAACCTGTTGTAAATAATTTAAATGATTTTGAATTTTCTGAAATTGAAAGAGGATATATTTTAAAAAAATATAACGGTACTTTAAAAGATATATCTATTCCAAATGAATACAATGGAAAACCAGTAATTAATATAGGGGATGATGCTTTTAAAAATAACAAATTAACGAGTGTAGTTATTCCTAATTCAGTAACTAGCATTGGAAGATATGCTTTTTCAGGTAATCCAAATTTAATAATTCAATGTAATGAAAATTCCTATGCTAAAAACTATGCAATTAAAAATAATATTAAATATTCAATAATAATGGAAAAAGTGCGGGATTAG
- the cas2 gene encoding CRISPR-associated endonuclease Cas2: MLLWVIYDISDDKIRSKVSKTCLNYGLYRVQKSVFLGDVNSNALDELKIILEDTINLDIDSIYVFPMSKDELNKAGLIGQAFDKELVSDEIVSKFF, encoded by the coding sequence ATGCTTTTATGGGTAATTTACGATATTTCAGATGATAAAATAAGAAGCAAAGTTTCAAAGACATGTTTAAACTATGGATTATACCGCGTTCAAAAAAGCGTATTTTTAGGGGACGTAAATAGCAATGCTCTTGATGAATTAAAAATTATCTTAGAGGATACTATTAATTTAGATATTGATTCAATCTATGTATTTCCAATGAGTAAAGATGAATTAAATAAAGCAGGATTAATTGGCCAAGCGTTTGATAAAGAGTTGGTATCTGATGAAATCGTCTCAAAATTCTTTTAA
- the groL gene encoding chaperonin GroEL (60 kDa chaperone family; promotes refolding of misfolded polypeptides especially under stressful conditions; forms two stacked rings of heptamers to form a barrel-shaped 14mer; ends can be capped by GroES; misfolded proteins enter the barrel where they are refolded when GroES binds), giving the protein MAKIIKFNEEARKKLENGVDVLSNTVKVTLGPKGRNVVIEKSYGSPLITNDGVTIAKEIELEDPFENMGAQLIKEVATKANDVAGDGTTTATVLAQAMVKEGLKMITAGSNPVFVKRGIEKATKKAVSILETKSKKIAGNSEIAQVASISAGDEEIGNLIAKAMEKVGENGVITVEEAKSLETTLEVVEGMQFDKGYISSYLVTDPERMTAELDDPYILITDKKISNMKEILPVLEATARSSRPLLIIAEDIEGDVLTTLVVNKLRGTLNVVGVKAPYFGDKRIGALEDIAILTSSQVISKDKGMELEKVDISSLGSAKKVKVTKDNTLIIGGIGKEKDITSRISQIKTQISSTTSEYEKDSLKERLAKLSGGVAVIKVGSATETELKEKKLRIEDALNATKAAIEEGIVSGGGTVLIEILKEMESFELSGEERIGVNIVKKALTAPLKQIAENAGLEGSIVVEKVKNAESGIGFDAAKEEYVDMIKSGIIDPAKVTRSALQNSASVAALVLTTEAIIVDKPKKEESDTPNMPMMM; this is encoded by the coding sequence ATGGCTAAAATTATAAAATTTAATGAAGAAGCAAGAAAAAAATTGGAAAACGGTGTGGACGTATTATCAAATACTGTAAAAGTTACCCTTGGACCAAAGGGCAGAAACGTAGTTATTGAAAAATCATACGGTTCCCCACTTATTACAAACGATGGGGTTACAATAGCAAAAGAGATTGAATTAGAGGATCCTTTTGAAAACATGGGTGCTCAACTCATAAAAGAAGTTGCAACCAAAGCAAATGACGTTGCAGGTGACGGTACAACAACTGCAACAGTTCTTGCACAGGCAATGGTAAAAGAAGGATTAAAAATGATAACTGCTGGTTCAAATCCGGTATTTGTTAAAAGAGGAATTGAAAAAGCAACAAAAAAAGCAGTGTCCATTCTAGAAACTAAATCTAAAAAAATAGCTGGAAACAGTGAAATTGCACAAGTTGCATCAATTTCTGCTGGGGATGAAGAAATCGGAAATTTAATTGCAAAAGCAATGGAAAAAGTAGGGGAAAATGGGGTTATAACTGTTGAAGAAGCAAAATCTCTTGAAACTACTCTTGAGGTAGTTGAAGGAATGCAGTTTGATAAGGGATACATTTCTTCATACCTTGTAACTGATCCAGAGAGAATGACTGCTGAATTGGATGACCCATATATCTTGATAACCGATAAAAAAATTTCAAACATGAAAGAAATTTTACCAGTTTTAGAAGCAACAGCAAGGTCTTCAAGACCCTTATTGATTATTGCGGAGGATATTGAAGGGGATGTATTAACAACACTTGTGGTTAATAAGTTAAGAGGAACATTAAATGTTGTGGGCGTAAAAGCACCTTACTTTGGAGATAAGCGAATAGGTGCCCTTGAAGACATTGCAATTTTAACTAGTTCACAGGTAATTTCTAAAGATAAAGGAATGGAACTTGAAAAAGTTGATATTTCAAGTTTAGGTTCAGCAAAAAAAGTCAAAGTTACAAAGGACAATACATTAATTATTGGAGGAATTGGAAAAGAAAAAGACATTACTTCAAGAATTAGCCAGATAAAAACCCAAATATCATCAACAACCTCAGAATATGAAAAAGATTCTTTAAAAGAAAGGCTTGCAAAACTTTCAGGCGGAGTTGCAGTTATAAAAGTAGGTTCAGCAACTGAAACTGAATTAAAAGAGAAGAAATTGCGAATAGAAGATGCATTAAATGCAACAAAAGCAGCAATTGAAGAAGGAATCGTTTCTGGTGGTGGAACTGTATTAATTGAAATTTTAAAAGAGATGGAATCATTCGAACTTTCTGGTGAAGAGAGGATTGGTGTAAATATTGTTAAAAAAGCACTAACTGCGCCATTAAAACAGATTGCTGAAAACGCAGGATTAGAAGGAAGCATTGTAGTTGAAAAAGTTAAAAATGCAGAATCAGGAATTGGATTTGATGCTGCAAAAGAAGAATATGTGGATATGATTAAATCAGGAATAATAGATCCAGCAAAAGTTACAAGAAGTGCACTACAAAATTCTGCATCAGTTGCAGCATTAGTATTGACTACGGAAGCAATAATTGTGGATAAACCAAAAAAAGAAGAATCAGACACTCCAAATATGCCAATGATGATGTAA
- a CDS encoding AlbA family DNA-binding domain-containing protein, with the protein MLPIPISQLLETNLIEEERLELKRGFNPEDVMHTMCAFANDFNNWGGGYIIIGIHDKTKEVIGVNPSEIDTILKKMIGLSNKIHYPYFPVVEPIIYKNKTVLVIACPGGPARPYKAPTSLGKNSEYKYYIRRNSSTVIAKHEDEKELIGMSNQIPYDDQINHKASINDLNLHLIKQYLKEINSNLDPEILKFEELCKSLNIVDGPKEYLKPKNIGLLLFFNKS; encoded by the coding sequence ATGCTGCCTATCCCAATATCTCAATTACTTGAAACTAATTTAATCGAAGAAGAACGGTTAGAATTAAAACGGGGATTTAATCCAGAGGATGTTATGCATACAATGTGTGCATTTGCAAATGATTTTAACAATTGGGGCGGCGGATATATTATAATCGGGATTCACGACAAAACAAAAGAAGTTATCGGAGTAAATCCTTCTGAAATTGATACTATTTTGAAAAAAATGATTGGTTTATCCAATAAAATCCATTATCCATATTTTCCAGTAGTAGAACCCATAATTTACAAAAATAAGACAGTATTGGTTATAGCCTGCCCTGGAGGTCCTGCAAGACCATATAAGGCACCAACAAGTCTCGGTAAAAATTCAGAATATAAATATTACATCAGGCGAAACTCATCAACTGTTATCGCAAAACATGAAGATGAAAAAGAATTAATTGGAATGTCTAATCAAATTCCATATGATGATCAGATAAACCATAAAGCGTCAATTAATGATTTAAATTTACATTTAATTAAACAATATTTAAAAGAAATAAATTCTAATCTTGATCCAGAAATTTTGAAATTTGAAGAGTTATGTAAAAGCCTAAATATCGTAGATGGGCCAAAAGAATATTTGAAACCAAAAAACATTGGTTTACTGCTTTTTTTCAACAAATCCTAA
- a CDS encoding methyl-accepting chemotaxis protein — protein sequence MSAKYVIPPMLISAISAIMVFIGAYLTYNTSSFNTLYLLGVLVVSIVISTVIGYIIIKSNSSKGLLSLSEGSSKVLGKNLGNSEVEVYSNVLKELEKAKKDSDFLILYKKEIKKTFSELHEIFKSLEKGDFSVRADTNRKHNELQLTTNKAILNVSNMIESLNSRVITLNHELNKTKEELTRAEETAEQVADAAGQVATAAADQSAKLQDISDELEDTAKVANNVYEAAGETVTAAKEISQNSNMGVKKVENAISTMQEITKVIENLGKAIQELGDESKKINEVTTLIKDVAEQTGLLALNASIEAARAGEAGKGFAVVASEIKSLAEEIKKSVNDINITIKGINKKIDTTIDLGLSGKDEVDKGVIAIDEVNSAFSKIRESVENAALKINAIKVNSEKASSNVEKALKNAQDIASISEEFAATAEELTASAEEQSRVMTEIDNSVDKITSISKEIALDAVKFKIK from the coding sequence ATGAGTGCAAAATATGTAATTCCACCGATGTTAATTTCCGCTATTTCAGCAATTATGGTGTTTATCGGTGCATATTTGACATATAATACGAGTAGTTTTAACACATTATATCTTTTAGGAGTTTTAGTTGTTTCAATAGTTATTTCAACAGTAATTGGGTATATTATCATTAAAAGTAATAGCTCTAAAGGATTATTGAGTTTATCGGAAGGTTCTTCAAAAGTTCTTGGTAAAAATTTAGGCAATTCAGAAGTTGAAGTATATTCTAATGTTTTAAAAGAACTTGAAAAGGCTAAAAAAGACAGTGACTTTTTAATACTATATAAAAAAGAAATTAAAAAAACTTTTTCAGAACTGCATGAAATTTTCAAAAGTTTAGAAAAAGGGGATTTTTCAGTTAGGGCTGACACAAATAGAAAACATAACGAATTACAACTTACTACAAATAAGGCTATTTTAAACGTTTCAAACATGATTGAAAGTTTAAATAGTAGAGTTATAACTCTAAACCATGAATTAAATAAAACAAAAGAAGAATTAACTAGGGCTGAAGAAACAGCTGAACAAGTTGCCGATGCTGCAGGTCAGGTTGCTACAGCAGCAGCTGATCAATCTGCAAAATTACAAGATATTTCTGATGAACTTGAGGATACTGCAAAAGTTGCAAATAATGTTTACGAAGCAGCAGGCGAAACCGTTACCGCTGCAAAAGAAATCAGTCAAAATTCTAACATGGGTGTAAAAAAAGTAGAAAATGCAATTTCAACAATGCAAGAAATCACAAAAGTAATTGAAAATTTAGGAAAAGCAATACAAGAACTTGGGGATGAATCTAAAAAAATCAACGAAGTTACAACATTAATTAAAGACGTTGCAGAACAAACTGGACTTTTAGCACTAAATGCTTCAATTGAAGCAGCAAGGGCGGGAGAAGCTGGAAAAGGTTTCGCAGTTGTTGCAAGTGAAATTAAGTCGTTAGCAGAAGAAATTAAAAAGTCTGTAAATGATATTAATATAACAATTAAAGGAATTAATAAAAAAATTGATACCACAATTGATTTAGGACTTTCTGGAAAAGATGAAGTTGATAAAGGAGTTATTGCAATAGATGAAGTAAATAGTGCATTTTCAAAAATTCGGGAAAGTGTTGAAAATGCAGCTTTAAAGATAAATGCAATAAAAGTAAATTCTGAAAAAGCTTCATCAAATGTTGAAAAGGCATTAAAAAACGCCCAAGACATTGCATCAATTTCAGAAGAATTCGCAGCAACCGCAGAAGAATTAACTGCTTCTGCTGAAGAACAAAGTAGGGTAATGACAGAGATAGATAACTCAGTTGATAAAATAACTTCTATTTCCAAAGAAATAGCTTTAGATGCCGTTAAATTTAAAATAAAATAA